From the genome of Trachemys scripta elegans isolate TJP31775 chromosome 2, CAS_Tse_1.0, whole genome shotgun sequence:
cgggtgcCATTGTAagcaagaagtaggcagcattatttcctgcaaacttgtttgtctgagtgattggctgaagtaggaatgagtggacttgtaggctctaaagttttacattgttttatttttgaatgccgtTTTTTTTACAtagttctacatttgtaatttcaaagttcatgataaagagattgcactacagtattgtattaggtgaattgaaaaatactatttcttttgttttttacaatgcagatatttttaataaaaataacgttacactttgtattctgtgttgaaatcaatatatttgaaaatgtagaaagcatcaacaatatttaaataaatggtattgtattattgtttaatagcgccattaattgtgattattttttttaatcacacgattaatcgcaatacattttttaatcgcttgacaaccctagttACTTTTTGTTTGGTGATTGAAATAGCTGATAAGGAAGAACTTCATGTTGTTCTGTAtccaaatataaatattgcatacaatagatttttttcctctttttcttacAGAAAAAGCATACACCTATTTGCCAAAAAACTGCTACTAAGAGAAGGAAGACATTTGATTccagcagacagagagcagaaGGAACTGATATTTCCACAGTAAAACCTCTAAAGCCACGGGTAGGTAAATAACCTTTTGAATATTATCATTTTTGACAAAATACCATACACGTGCATGTATTATGTGGTTAATTCATTGCTTATGTGCAAGGAATGCCAGTGCTGTATATGGTAAACATAGCTAAAACGTGCAGTTAGATCAAGAGAGCAGTAATAATTTTAAGGTCCACTATCTtgcaaaaaattgaaatttagATAGAAACAGACCTAGCTTTCCAGTGATATAAAGTAGTAACCTGTGTCATTTAATAAGACATTGGCTACTAAAATCATATTGTGATCAAATATAGGAAGAAAAAGGTTGTAATCAGAATGACATCATTCTGAAATCTGAAGGACCAGTACAAATGTTTTGAAGATTGGTATACTATTCAAAGTGCAACAGCCTGTCCAGTTTCCCTCTGGATGGCCATGATTGGACTAACCACTGGGTCCTACATGCGTCTAAGCTAACTGGGTCTGAACCCTACCTTAAGATGTGGGGACTCTGTAATCCAGCTGCCCCAGACTCTGGAACCAGTGCCTCAGAGTTCCACCTAACTGTAGGTATAAACCTTTCAGGGATAAGATTGCAGGAAAGCCAGGAACACTGGCTTAGCCAAGTCACTTTTCTCTTTAAAAGCACTAGAAAattacaaatctttaaaaaaataaagtcctgAGGTGCATCCCTGCTCTGATCTCCCCCTTCTACAAGTCCTGTCAGTGTTTGAGGTTAGGCTGCATCCCTCCTGCCTTCTCAGTGGATGTCCCCTCTTAAATACAGTCTCTCTACTTTCGCCATGTTCTCTGCTGGACAGCTGAAGATCTACTAGCTTTGCTGATGCTCCTGTGTAGAAAATCCATTGTTCCATGGAGTTGGACCAGCAGTTGAGACACAATTAAAATTGCTGCCCTAGATTGCTCTGTGATGGCTTCTCAGTGACAGTCGTTGAACAAGATGACAGCACCTTTCCTGGGCAGGTTACATCATAATAGACTTGCCTTGGGGAAAGTTACACATGTGTTTAGCACATAACACAtaatagaacaggggtggccaaacttactgggcCGCCGagctgcatacaacaatcttcagaaattCGAAAGCTGGAGCACacctgctgggagccagggcttggactttcagccccactcctgctgaagccctgagccccagcatgtgcaccccacagggctgaagccctgaaagcCTCCTCCCCTCTGGACAGAAGCTCCTACCCTACCACACTAATGCAAGGCAGAGATCCCgagttccctcccaccccagctggtaggtggagaatgcgGGGGCGGAGAGGGCTTGCGAGCCACACTTGaatggtaaaagagccgcatgtggctcgtgagccacagtttggccacccctgaaatAGAAGTTACAGTATAAAATGGAGTTCATAGGTTGCTGCAGACATATTCCACTATGTCACACTAAGCATTGGTTCTGGACTAGGATCAGAGAGAAAAAGAGTATCAGAGATCAAGTTTTCAGGAAATACTAATCATGTTGCTGATAAAAGTAGTTGCTCTTTATATTTCTGACACAAAATCTTTTGCCATCCTTGTGCTGAGACTGAATATCcaagtttctctttttctttttcttttttttttggtctaaggCATTAGCCATACTCTTCTTTGCAAACTCTGAGAGCTATTTGTCTTCTTTAGCTTTAGGGTCAGTCAGGATTTTAaatataatggtattaaatattgcataataaaagcagaaatgtatttattGTAAAATGAAAGAACCCAAAAcccataatgttttttttttctgttggcttCTTAGCCagaaccccccaaaaaacagtcCAACTGGAGACGAAAGCATGAGGAGTTTATAGCAACTATACGAGCAGCCAAAGGACTAGATCAAACTCTGAAAGAGGGTGGAaaacttcctccccctcctccaccttcATATGATCCAGGTATGTGAAATGGTGAAGTGCTGTAGATGTTTGTAAAGAATTTTGATATATTGTATGTGTTGAATTGATAAGGAATATATTGGAATAAAATGTTCATGAATGCGTACAGAGAACTGTCATCTGATAACAGCTaagcagctgatgagttgtggTTACTTATTCTGACTGGCTAAGAATTGTTTgtcctattatttttgttatcccattttctctgatttttttttttcacttttaacaCATGTATGTCAAAGTGTTATTGAACAATCTGGCAGTTGGCTAAGGAGCTGAGAGAAATATGTAACTTTTATGAGATTAGTCaggtttttgtttcctttttttggaaAAGGAAATCTTCCATTAAAAAGCAGGCCCCCCCTTACAAAATATGAGAATCATGCTGAGGGTCATACATAGATCTCACGCtgttgtgccttttttttttctttttctgatagCTACCTATAGTCAAGTGAAGACTTCACATTTATCTGATAATATATGTCTATGTCCCAAGATTTGGACTGACATATACTCTTCTGGACTACTGTGCCAAATTTAAAGTCAAGAAAACTAATTAACGTTATGGATAATGTACATCTTGTTTGAAATTGAGGTCATGCAGAATATCACTGGTATCGTCCTGTACTAGTGTTTCCTCCTGTTGAATGCTCACTTTGACTGACTGTGTCCACAAATAGGTTTTGTTGTGGTCCCTTCAGCAAGCCAGTGAACAATTGCCTGATGGGGCTGATGAAGCATTTTTATTTGAGCTATTTATTTGTAGCTGCATCAGATCTGGGGTGTGCTTTGCTGCGTATGTTTATGTCTGCTTGTTTTGATTAAGTAACATGTCGAAAACCTGCATTCAACCACTGGAATGCTACAGGACAATGAGAACTGTATTCCTCGTAGCCAGGTGGCTTGGTTGTTAAAAATGGAACATAGAAGCCAGGATTGTCTTTCATTGTTATAAATTTTAGCGTAGTTCTTCCTAGCTTTTGCAAAGTTAATAAAAATTGTTCATCTTGTAAAGTAAGAGAGACTGTAGTCATAAAGTTCATCCTGAATTACAACACGCCCACAAATTAGCCTGTTTAAGAATGCCTCTCATGTGAGCTAAATTTTCCCCTTTATTCAGTTTCCCCTGTTCCAGATGTGACCTCATTTTTTAGTATTGCCTTCAATATGCACGATGGATTGTTCACTTGCCTGAAAAGTATCAGTGAAAATTTGAAATTGCTGCTGTTATCTTTTGGGACTTAAGTAGTaaagtttttgaaaatttatttCAAATCCCAACCATAACTAAGGTCCTTCAAATGCAAAGGGCCCTAGTGGCTGCAGGGCagctgtagacatgatatatcttgaattTTAATTGGGCTTTTGACACAATCTTGTAGGACATTCtgataagcaaactagagaaatatagtctAGAAGAAattaaggtgggtgcacaattgcCTGAAAGACCAGTCATTGTTCATGTCCCCTTTTTCAAGTTAaggtgctttttttgttttgttttaagattaCATTCAATGCCCATATTGCCAGAGACGATTTAATGAAAATGCAGCTGACAGGCACATCAATTTCTGCAAGGAACAGGCAGCACGTATTAGTAATAAAGCAAAATTGGCTGCTGATGCAAAAGGGAAGCTGCCTGCTCGAACACAGGTGAAGTATAATACTTTCTTTGACTGCTGATTTCTTTTATGTCTTTGTTAAGCCAAGTCAGTTAATCATTTTAGGTGTATCACAAAATGCCTTATAGAGTTAAATAATACAAGTCCAGAATAACATAGCTGTGGGAGAGAGAAATCAAGAGGCACAGACAAGGGGAAAGTTTTGGTTTTTGGGTGAGAGTTAATCAGGTGTAGAGATGCAAGAAGACTTTCCCAGATGATAGGAGTCAGAGAAAAGAAAGCTCTCTCATAAATATAGGTGGAGATTATGAGAAATGGCAGAGAAGTAGTTCTCCAGACTTCTGCATATACAAATTACTGAAGGTTCATGGCGGCATTAGGATGATGAgtacagagaggcaaagtttgtaaACTAGGTTGAAACAAGTTCATAGAACATCATAAAAACAAGAAATGCAATTTGAACTGGATTCCGAAACAACTGGGGAGCAAGTGAAGATACTAGAGAATGACAGTTATGGCTCTGCTTCATGGGACATATGAGAAGTTGGACAGCAGTATTTGGTATATCCATCGTCTGGGAGTTGCTCTTAGTTATTGGGAGGAGATGGAAGACCTagatcagcattttaatagaCACACAGTAAGGAAAGTAACTTACATATCCACGGTTGCCTAAATGATGGTAGGCAGATTTCTGGATATCAGAGATGTAGACGGAGAAGGAAAATGCTAATGGTCAAGATTGAGGCTAGGTTTACAGTACAGGAAGCAAATGGGAGATCAGAGTGTATGTATTATGTCTTGTTCCTTTCTATAGTACCCTCACCATGGTGGGTAGGTGCTTTAAGTTCAGAGGGTAAAATACGAAACAAACACAaactaaaatagttaataaaaagctaaataaaatTAGTTAATCTTGCATTATGTCCTGAAGGTGACTAGGCTCCAAGTCTGTGCAGAAACTGGTCCAATGTCCAGCTGTGTGAATGGAGTTTGGAACAATGAAAAGAGGCTACTTTCCTGAGCACTCTCCTAAGAGGAAAATTTTAGTTGTGGGGTGATATTAGGGGTTATTAAAAGAGATGAGCAGTGGGAgatattgggggggtggggagagatacaATGGGATACAATTTAAAAGTTTCTACCAGTTAGaatgtttttaaccttttctaCAGTATTTTACATTATATGGATAGGAAATGTCTTTCAAACCGGTAGAAACAATTTCTTCAACCACTGTACCAGAAGCAATGCTGACTGATGGTAATTtcaggagctggggtgggaagacaGGCTAACAATCTTTCACGTTACATTTAATTACTTGATTAAACAGCTAAATAATTAATTATGTTATAGTTGAGTTTTATGTCCATTGTTACAGTACAAGCCTGCTACAGTTAAAAAGGCACCTTCTGCAGGATCAACACCATCCTCATCACGCTTACCACAGCCAAGTAATGTTAGCAAAACTGTTGTAGGTATGAACTGGTATTTTGAATTATGCATCTACTTTCTAAATAACTGATTTCCAACTATGAAATCAAGATTGTATAATTTTAGTAGCTGTAAAGTTGTACAAGTGGTGCACACAGAGAAAGACAGGACATAAAAGCTTCTTATGGGGAACTCATAGAACTCAAACAGTAGCACACGAGTGAGTTAAATGGCGACTGGCTTTTACTTGCATACTATTTCCGGTTGCATTTCCTATTTTTTTGTAATCTCAGGCCTTTGGGTACATCTGTGATTGGCGCACATTACAATGTttatttataaagttatttacTCAACAAAAAATCAGTTAAAGTAAAGATTTAGTAAATGTCCTAAAATAGGGATTTCAGTCTCAGTTCATCAAGACGCTGTAGTTCATGCATATCTTTAATCATAGTTCTAGTGAGGTCCCTGGGACTTGCACATGTGGTTAAGTGCTTTGTTTAACTGGGACCTCTGTGTACTGATGAGTGCaacattgtttttaatttcagcatttgaagtcagatttttcttttggttagtaaattctctaataaatttgtaaTATTTCTCTAATAAACACTGCATATACTAGTAAGAATTAAAAATACATGTATAGTACAGCAAATTCTGTAAACATTGGACCCTGTTCTAGTCACAAATAGGCATCTATCATTTATCTCTCTAAAATTCATTATTGCAGttatgctggccctctgcattatagaattttctttaaaatgcagaACGCACCAACCCATGCCCCTTATTTTAGAATACAATAGACCTTATTGTCTCACTGGACTTCTGTGAATTTTCTAGGCAATTATTAATACTCTTGCTAATGCCGTTATATATTAAGAAATTATTTCTAAGTAGTTTTCTAATGATTCCAATGTGGGCCGTACATGTTATCATACAAGAATACTATTTTTGCATTGAGAGGCAAATTCTAATATTAGCTTCTTTATATCGTAAGGTACACCTACGAGTAAAGTGTTATCTACAGGTGGGCCTTCTGGAAGCAAAATTCAGACCTTATCTCCAGCTCATAAAAATTCAGTGAGCATGACAAGCCCACAAGCAGGGTAAGTCCACATTCATTTTGTAGTTAACGTTTGATTTGTCCCTGATGATAATTTTAAAGATGTTAGTTGTTCTCTATGCTCTCGATATAATTTAAACTAATTACAATTCTTTCTATTAATGATAGAGATGAAATGGGCCAATTTCATCCCTGATTTAACTCTATTGACTTTTCTGTGTATGAACCAAAGATGAATTTGGCATGGTATGTTTACATAACATGCTATGATTACAGTTTAGGAAGTGGTAAGTTTAAGGGCCATCAAGCTTGACAAATGCCTCCTTGCCTATGTAAAAGGGTTTGATGTTGAGAAAGCTTCGCTCCCCTATGGATCAGCTCAGTTCCCAATGATTTCCGTAGCGCCACCATCCTGACCTCCCTCAACCCAACTTCTCCTCCCCCATTCTGTGGCAGCCTTTCctactccttccctcctccagcaGCTAACTTCGTGGCCTTACTCCTCTCTAGAGTGCTTCTGTCACAGCTTCATGCAGTTCAAGAAGCAGGGTAGCTGGTTTTTGATTATGCCTTAAGGGGAAGGATAAGCATGTACTGTTAGGAACATGATGAGGGAAGCAGGAAGAGATGTGTGCAAGAAAGAGATCAGAGGTAAAGCCAAAGAGATAAGTAGGGATACAAGAAAGGGTAAGAAAATAAGTGAGAATtagaaactgaaaacagaaatatgaagagaagagaagaaagaaagaaggaagtagaaggagaaacagaaaaggaagaaatgatGCCAAACTGTAAAGTTAGAAATTGTTGcatttagattattattattatttgtattaccatagtgcttaaaagccccagtcatggaccaggaccgcattgtgcttggcactgtagaaacacagaacaaaaagatggatcccaccccaaagagcttacaatctaagaaatAAGATgagacagatggatacagacagacggaGGAGTACCAAGAAATACTGAGaccatattggtcagcatgataggcagtggtatcTGCACACTAGTGgtctaactgttgtcaagttttttttgtaggcatcatgggaAAGGAAGGTTTTTAAGGATGGGCAACATGGGAGACAGCACGAAGGTGGTTGTTTGAATACTTAACAAGTGGGCAGAGAAGGCTGATATCTTAGGCAATCAGAGACAGGTCTTGACATTTTGATAGTAAATGAGAAATGACATACttagaatagttatcaatggtttgctgtcaaactgggagggcatatctagtgcaGTCCTGCAGAATCAGTCGttggtctggtactattcaatattttagtgtggttagtttctgttctttttctgttctttttattattattattttttaaagaagggaGAGGCTACAGCATGTTTGTATTGtgaggggaaagagacaaaggggtTGTGATGGGAGAGAGGGGCAAAATAGAGGAGAGTGATGCATGGAAAGACTCAACAGTCAtggaagaggtggggagagaaagCAGAGAGGAGGGGACTGAAAGCAGACGACAAGCCATCTAATGCTGATAGACTGGCAGTCATGGAAAGGCCGACTGACAGGACATGAGGTGGGGGGGAACACTGCTGAAAGAGACCAGGTGACCAGTTGGAGAGGGGGAACTCAGCAATggggagatgagagagagagagagtgcaccaTGGTTGGTAAAAACCAAGTCAAGTGAATGGTCTTCTTGGGGACTGGAAGAATTGATCCAGGGCTGCAGGAGGAATGAAAAAGTTGAGGCAACAGCCATGggctgggagggtgaggaaatgTGCAGCTAAGGGGTCAGATGGGCCATCAACATGGAAGTTGAAGTCACTGAGGATGAATGTGGGAGATtgtgaggaggaagagagagagccaggagttgaaattATGGAGAGAGGctgaacacaagaatggccatactgggtcagaccaaaggtccatctagcccagtatcctatctcccaacagtggccaatgctaggtgccccagagggaatgaacagaagggGTAATCAAGTGATTTATTCCCTGTCGCCCATCCCCAGCTGTTGAGAAGGAATTGGGTCAGTGATAGATGATGGCGGCATAGAGGAGGGAGATAAGAGGAGCCAGAGAAGTGATGTTCAGAAGAGGAAAAAGAGtgtgaaaggggaggaggagggtgttGGAAGTGGcaggaatgggagaggagaaaCCCAGTATTCCCCCACAGTCTGATCCACATCAGGGAGTGTGTAACGAGGAGAGGGCAGTTGCATAGGCAGTACCAATCAAAGGGATCCAGGCCCCTTtgagagccaggagctgaaaGGAACAAGATATAAAGAGGTGGTGGATAGCTGTGATTATTTTAGAGGTGGAGTGGGCATTCCTGAGAGAGCAAGAGAAGGGGACCAGTGGATGGGGAACAAGGGGCCTAAGTCTGAGGATAGGAATGGTGGTATGCGGGGGTCAGACATAGTGCCAGGAATGAGTGTGGGAGATGGAGGGAGGGCCAGGGTTGGGGCAAATGTCACcagaggtgaggaggaggatgcaGATATGGGACCTGAATTTgtggtggtgggaggaaggaagaaactTGGGATGGAGAGGGGAATAGGAGTAGCAAGAGGTGGTGGGAACTGTAAAGGAGGGTGGGTAATGAGGGAGATGGAgccagtgtggggagggaggaggaggaggatagatACTATGGTGCAGAAAAGTGGTATGATGAGTGGCAGATGGACAAGATTACAAAATAGAAACACCCACAGAAGGTATAATCTCAGCCTGGCTCTGAGTCCCTCTGTTTGCAATAATCCTCTGCTATGGGCAGAGCTTTCCAATTATAGTCTCTCTTGGTGATGAGGGAACAGGTCCAGGCGGTGATAGAGTGGCTATGATGGCTCCTGACTCAGCACTAAGCCCTAGCTGTCTGTCAAGGGGTCCCCTGCTGTGGGTAGAGCTCCCCAGTCAGTCTCAAATGGTGACATGGAGGTAGGTCTGACTCTTCCCTCTTTGGAATTCCCATATTGAACTAATTTCCTAGTTCATTTGCTCACTGAGCGGTTTCCTTCAATCTGTCTCTGCTTTAGAAAATGtagtggggaaaggaagaaaataaaggaaaacatcttccatttcctcttttgatacttagggcttgtctatacttatggcTAGATCGGCACTGCTGCGATTGATTCACCAGACCCTCTAAATTAATGGCAgtgcactctcccatcgactcctgtactccagctccccgtGAAGAGCAAAGTAAGTTGGTGGGAGGGTGTCTCCCGTCGACACAGCACGGTGTAGACACttctgtaagtcgacctaagttatgtcaacttcagttacattacCGTAatataggtcgacttacagctgtagtgtagaccagcccccagAAATTAAAGAACACCTGTATGGCCACTTCAAATGAGTGACTTAAGCAGCATCTTGCAGATGGCTTGGAGCAAACTTTATTGAGAGAATTGCATAAAGACTAGACGTTATTTTCAAGCAGTGAAATGAATTTTTATCTAAAGACACGTTTTTAAAGCAGAGCAATTTAAAACTTGCACAAATATGCAGTGGTATTCCTTCCAATTTACTATTCcttcagtttttaaaacttttaaatataattttcagaaatgtcaTTTAGCCTGTGGCTTTCCTGTTGGTTCCTTATTTTTCTGCTCCTTCCATAATCTTTCTAACTGTGGTTTGGATATTCCTGTTTAAAGTTGATTTTTCTAAATAGTTTTAAGTTCTAAAAGCACATCTGTACGGCTGGTCTGCATGGAGGATAACAGTCTATTACTGCTACCAATTATTCTGTTAGTTTAAGAGGTGGAGGTCTGTTCTCTGGATCTAAAAGTCACAAACCTGCTGATAACCCT
Proteins encoded in this window:
- the ZC2HC1A gene encoding zinc finger C2HC domain-containing protein 1A isoform X2, with the protein product MEELEENDIIVPAGDLLPCKICGRTFFPAALKKHTPICQKTATKRRKTFDSSRQRAEGTDISTVKPLKPRPEPPKKQSNWRRKHEEFIATIRAAKGLDQTLKEGGKLPPPPPPSYDPDYIQCPYCQRRFNENAADRHINFCKEQAARISNKAKLAADAKGKLPARTQYKPATVKKAPSAGSTPSSSRLPQPSNVSKTVVGTPTSKVLSTGGPSGSKIQTLSPAHKNSVSMTSPQAGKTDKLGPPLRTGRDVQRLYDSDTKADSTIKRPNELLPINKPTVKTRISTPPSMAKNAGTGALANKRKIYNAESYSSRSDGKIGYDSGDYSSSVNGGSTKSSDENSPVQLSKFCHECGTRYPVEWAKFCCECGIRRMVV
- the ZC2HC1A gene encoding zinc finger C2HC domain-containing protein 1A isoform X1 — translated: MEELEENDIIVPAGDLLPCKICGRTFFPAALKKHTPICQKTATKRRKTFDSSRQRAEGTDISTVKPLKPRPEPPKKQSNWRRKHEEFIATIRAAKGLDQTLKEGGKLPPPPPPSYDPDYIQCPYCQRRFNENAADRHINFCKEQAARISNKAKLAADAKGKLPARTQYKPATVKKAPSAGSTPSSSRLPQPSNVSKTVVGTPTSKVLSTGGPSGSKIQTLSPAHKNSVSMTSPQAGSKTDKLGPPLRTGRDVQRLYDSDTKADSTIKRPNELLPINKPTVKTRISTPPSMAKNAGTGALANKRKIYNAESYSSRSDGKIGYDSGDYSSSVNGGSTKSSDENSPVQLSKFCHECGTRYPVEWAKFCCECGIRRMVV
- the ZC2HC1A gene encoding zinc finger C2HC domain-containing protein 1A isoform X3; the encoded protein is MEELEENDIIVPAGDLLPCKICGRTFFPAALKKHTPICQKTATKRRKTFDSSRQRAEGTDISTVKPLKPRPEPPKKQSNWRRKHEEFIATIRAAKGLDQTLKEGGKLPPPPPPSYDPDYIQCPYCQRRFNENAADRHINFCKEQAARISNKAKLAADAKGKLPARTQYKPATVKKAPSAGSTPSSSRLPQPSNVSKTVVGTPTSKVLSTGGPSGSKIQTLSPAHKNSVSMTSPQAGPTVKTRISTPPSMAKNAGTGALANKRKIYNAESYSSRSDGKIGYDSGDYSSSVNGGSTKSSDENSPVQLSKFCHECGTRYPVEWAKFCCECGIRRMVV